GCCCAGCTCCTTTACCGTAAGTCGCTCATATTCCCACAGCAGCAGAAATACCAGGTACTGCGGGTACGTAAGCCCCAGCTCCTGCAACAACGGCTGATAAGCTTTGGTCAGCTGCCGCGAAACGGCATAGAGCGGAAAGCACAGCTGATTTTCCAGCTTCAGCGCAGGATGGGGGGCATTGGAAGTAGAAGTGGTACTCATGGCGTTCAGGGAGCAAAACCAGCATTAGTTGCGCAATGTTTGATTGTGCACAATTAAAATGGCTGTTTCTTCGCTGAAACGCTGGCAGCCCGTGGCTGACTTTGAAAACCGGGGTACCTAATCGATTGGCTACCTGGATTGATTCGGAAAAAAGCCATCTTAAAACACATCGCCCAGGTTAAAAAATACTCCCTGTGACCCCTGGATTCCCCAGGCGTAATCTACTGCCAGGTAGGTAGCTGCCTTCTTGCTCAAACATATCCGCAGGCCGGTGCCGGCGGCCGGGGCTACCCGTCCGTAGCCGGTGCTGGGGTTGCGGGCCGACTCGCCATTGACGAAGACCACGCCGCCGAGCACCCGTGAGCGCGTCAGGTTAAAGCGATACTCAGCTTCCCCATACACGAGGCTGGTACCGCGAAAGCGGCCCTGGATGTAGCCCCGACCGGTAACGCTATAGGTATCCCACCCGGTGGCGGGCAGGTCGAGGTAAGGCGCGGCCTGGCCCGTGGTAAAATCACCATACAGCCAGAAAGCCAGTACGTTGCCGCGTGGGCCGGCCGCCAGGTAGCGCCGGGTATCAAGTTGAAGAAGCCGGTAGCTGGCATCAGAGCCCAAGGCTTGCATATTGGCCCGCAGCGCCAGAAACAGGTAGCTTTCGCCGGCGGCCGGGTGCAGCTGATTGGCGCGCGCATCGCGCAGCACCGACACCACCAGCCCCGCGGAGGCAGAGCGCCCATTTACGCCCGGCTGGTAGCCCGAAATCTGGGATACGGGCCGCCCGTCGCCGTCTACACTTACGATATTCCAGCGCGAGTCGAAGAAATAGCCGCCTCCTATATAGAGGCTTCCTGATTTGCCAACCTGATGGTAATAGCTCTGGTGAATGCGCAACAGGTTGTAATCCATAGCAATGGCATCATGAATGCTGGCATTGCTGCCCAGGCCGTAGGTCTGCTGCGGGTAGTGCAGCAGACGGTAGTCGGCCAGCCAGAGGCTGCGGTTGTGGCTGGTCCAGAGCGGACCATTAAAAGCCAGAATCAGCTGCTGGTTTTGCGTGTAGGTGAGCGTAGCCGAAAGCGCCGAGAGGTTGGCCTGGGGCCGCTGAAAGGTGTAGCTGGTGGTGAGTGTGGCCAGAAATCGGGCTTCCAGGGTATAGGCTACGGCGGGCAGCGGCACCAGCGAATGGGTTTTGACTTTACGGCGCTGGGTAGAGTCGGCGGCTGCGGGCCTGGGGTGGCGGCGCGGAAACAGCTGGCGCGCCAGGTCCCCCACATCCTTGGTAGGGTGGGGCACGGAGTCGGGCGGGGTTGGCAGCGGCGCCTGCGCTTGAGCAGCCAGGGTAGGTAGCGCCAGCAGCGCCAGGATGCGTAATCTTTTAACCAGCATTAGTTCTTAATCCGCCATTCAACCAGCAGACGCACCTAATGATTTGATATTTTTGGTCCTCACCCGTCAAAGCGGCCAGCCAGGCCCGCGGCCTAGAGCTTACCAAGCGGCTGCCCGGCCTGCCGGCTCAGCAGCGGCCGCTTGGCCTGGCTTACCACCTGCGAGCTGTAGATACCGCTGTGCCCCGAGAATAAATACGCTGTCACGCAGCTTATACCCAGGTAAATACCCGCGTGTACCCCGAATAATTCGAGCCCCATCAGCAAGCAGGCCAGCGGCGTATTGGCCGCTCCCGCAAACACCCCCACGAAGCCCATGCCTGCCAGCAGCGCCACCGGCAGCGGCAGAATG
The sequence above is drawn from the Hymenobacter baengnokdamensis genome and encodes:
- a CDS encoding BamA/TamA family outer membrane protein: MLVKRLRILALLALPTLAAQAQAPLPTPPDSVPHPTKDVGDLARQLFPRRHPRPAAADSTQRRKVKTHSLVPLPAVAYTLEARFLATLTTSYTFQRPQANLSALSATLTYTQNQQLILAFNGPLWTSHNRSLWLADYRLLHYPQQTYGLGSNASIHDAIAMDYNLLRIHQSYYHQVGKSGSLYIGGGYFFDSRWNIVSVDGDGRPVSQISGYQPGVNGRSASAGLVVSVLRDARANQLHPAAGESYLFLALRANMQALGSDASYRLLQLDTRRYLAAGPRGNVLAFWLYGDFTTGQAAPYLDLPATGWDTYSVTGRGYIQGRFRGTSLVYGEAEYRFNLTRSRVLGGVVFVNGESARNPSTGYGRVAPAAGTGLRICLSKKAATYLAVDYAWGIQGSQGVFFNLGDVF